The Immundisolibacter cernigliae genome has a window encoding:
- a CDS encoding YaeQ family protein, whose translation MALKATIYKVDLQIADMDRHYYAEHNLTLARHPSETDERMMARVLMYALNAQEGIAFTRGLSEADEPEIWVKDLTGQITLWIDIGQPDEARLRKACGRAGQVIALCHSSSCDLWWKQIQSKLTRLTNLSVLQLPVADSQALAALAQRTMRLQCLVQDDEVWISTDAERVSVRLSPLKVAAQ comes from the coding sequence GCAAATCGCCGACATGGACCGGCATTACTACGCCGAGCACAACCTGACGCTGGCGCGGCATCCGTCCGAAACCGACGAACGCATGATGGCGCGCGTGCTGATGTACGCCCTGAACGCGCAGGAAGGCATCGCCTTCACCCGCGGCTTGTCGGAGGCCGACGAACCGGAAATCTGGGTCAAGGACCTGACCGGCCAGATCACGCTGTGGATCGACATCGGCCAGCCGGACGAGGCCCGCCTGCGCAAGGCCTGCGGTCGGGCCGGGCAAGTGATCGCCCTGTGCCACAGCAGCAGTTGCGATCTGTGGTGGAAGCAGATCCAAAGCAAGCTGACGCGCCTGACTAATCTGAGCGTGCTGCAACTGCCGGTGGCCGACAGCCAGGCCCTGGCCGCGCTGGCGCAGCGCACCATGCGCCTGCAATGCCTGGTGCAGGACGACGAGGTGTGGATCAGCACCGACGCCGAGCGCGTGTCGGTCAGGCTCAGTCCGCTCAAGGTGGCGGCGCAATAG
- a CDS encoding HDOD domain-containing protein: MPAVEPIAAPVLHLLDYDMLAPDVALQLTSLVDALPRPRGIMLQLVQAGDDPAEVARVVATDPATVALLLRTVNSAQFNLSREIISVQHAITFLGANLVRDIAVRHSMAIPSDIRDLTAERIYQGLWRDSYLASGITLALAQRLRMPSPSILATQALLFRLGDIVLVSHHPQMAGLYHADPDLIELVDQTQQRFGFNSAMIGAHLAQVWGLPPQLHTLLRCSLAPLVGGPESVATDMLPGVALGHFSTRLARALSRQVDFDLPAALQDMFARPEAYYLADYMAAIGIDDVQAVLGEPAVERRLAGLPGRRPNG; this comes from the coding sequence ATGCCCGCCGTCGAGCCAATCGCCGCTCCGGTCCTGCACCTGCTCGACTACGACATGCTGGCGCCGGACGTGGCGCTGCAGCTGACGAGCCTGGTCGATGCGCTGCCCCGGCCCCGCGGCATCATGCTGCAACTGGTGCAGGCCGGTGATGATCCGGCCGAGGTGGCGCGTGTCGTCGCCACGGACCCGGCCACCGTCGCGCTGTTGCTGCGCACGGTCAACTCCGCGCAGTTCAACCTGAGCCGCGAAATCATCAGCGTGCAGCATGCCATCACGTTCCTGGGTGCCAACCTGGTGCGTGACATCGCGGTGCGCCACTCCATGGCGATCCCCTCGGATATCCGCGACCTGACCGCCGAGCGCATCTATCAGGGGCTGTGGCGAGACAGCTATCTGGCCAGCGGCATTACGCTGGCGTTGGCGCAGCGTCTGCGAATGCCGTCGCCCTCCATTCTGGCTACGCAGGCCCTGCTGTTCAGGCTGGGCGATATCGTGCTGGTTTCACATCATCCGCAGATGGCGGGCCTGTATCACGCCGATCCGGACCTGATCGAGCTGGTCGATCAGACGCAGCAGCGCTTCGGGTTCAATTCCGCCATGATCGGCGCGCACCTGGCGCAGGTCTGGGGCCTGCCGCCGCAACTGCACACACTGCTGCGGTGCAGCCTGGCTCCGCTGGTTGGGGGACCGGAGTCAGTGGCGACCGACATGCTGCCCGGCGTGGCGCTCGGGCATTTCTCCACGCGGTTGGCGCGGGCGCTGTCGCGGCAGGTCGATTTCGATCTGCCCGCCGCATTGCAGGACATGTTCGCCCGTCCGGAGGCTTACTACCTGGCGGACTATATGGCGGCGATTGGTATTGACGACGTGCAGGCAGTGCTGGGCGAGCCGGCCGTCGAGCGCCGACTGGCCGGGCTGCCCGGCCGCCGTCCGAACGGCTGA
- a CDS encoding glycoside hydrolase family protein encodes MPRPVNDAGLDLVRTFEGLRTDAYRCPAGVWTIGYGHTGDVQPGQSITARQAEKILRDDLAACGGQVEGLISVPLSDCQYAALVSFVFNAGAGALRSSTLRRRLNAGDYDCVPSELAKWVKAIDPNTGRKVSLAGLVRRRAAEGELWLREAGDDAFRASPDMPQRVQADEQRATSRVNARSGLRLRSGPGLEHEVLRLLPLGTEVFVEREINGWAAVDLEGDGAIDGFLSQAFLAPVTV; translated from the coding sequence ATGCCCCGACCCGTGAACGATGCCGGTCTCGACCTGGTGCGCACCTTCGAGGGCCTGCGTACCGATGCCTACCGCTGCCCGGCCGGCGTATGGACCATCGGCTACGGCCATACCGGCGATGTGCAGCCCGGCCAGAGCATTACCGCCAGGCAGGCCGAAAAGATCCTGCGCGACGATCTGGCCGCCTGCGGCGGGCAGGTCGAAGGTCTGATCAGCGTGCCGCTGTCGGACTGCCAGTACGCGGCCCTGGTCAGCTTCGTGTTCAACGCCGGCGCGGGCGCGCTGCGCAGCAGCACCCTGCGGCGACGCCTGAACGCCGGCGACTACGACTGCGTGCCCAGCGAGCTGGCCAAGTGGGTCAAGGCCATTGATCCGAACACCGGCCGCAAGGTCAGCCTGGCCGGTCTGGTCAGGCGCCGTGCGGCCGAGGGCGAGCTATGGCTGCGCGAGGCCGGGGATGACGCCTTTCGCGCCAGCCCCGACATGCCGCAGCGAGTGCAGGCCGACGAGCAGCGCGCCACCAGTCGGGTCAACGCGCGCTCCGGTCTTCGTCTGCGCAGCGGGCCGGGGCTGGAGCACGAGGTATTGCGCCTGCTGCCGCTGGGTACGGAAGTGTTCGTCGAGCGCGAAATCAACGGCTGGGCCGCGGTTGATCTGGAAGGTGACGGCGCCATCGACGGCTTCCTGTCACAGGCCTTTCTGGCCCCGGTGACGGTGTGA
- the malQ gene encoding 4-alpha-glucanotransferase: MPAERRAGVLLHPTSLPGPFARGDLGHEAYRFVEFLAAAGCSVWQMLPVGPAGDGGSPYQSSSAHAGCRELISLDWLRDRGWLAVVDPARSRAEHLQAAGVAFCAAPAVDFADFCVREAHWLEDFALYSALKVAHRGRAWTTWPKGERNRSRRALASAREHHAAALAQVRFEQYAFFTQWQELRDYAHRHGVRLFGDLPLFVAHDSADVWAAPEAFLLDENGEPTFVAGVPPDYFAADGQRWGNPQYRWDWHEANGFAWWRARVGTLAGLFDLLRIDHFRGLEAVWMIPAEAPTAATGFWQPVPGAELLAAMRDALPDLRLVAENLGIITPEVEALRTQFDLPGMVVLQFAFDGDGSNPHLPHNHDRSDVAYTGTHDNDTTLSWFSGLPDATAQRALDYLGQPGEAMPWPLIRAALVSVAALAVLPMQDLLGLGGAARMNTPGTTIGNWGWRLESGQLVPALAARLRSLLDLYGRA, translated from the coding sequence ATGCCCGCTGAGCGACGGGCTGGCGTACTGCTGCATCCAACGTCCTTGCCTGGCCCCTTCGCCCGCGGCGACCTGGGGCACGAGGCCTACCGCTTCGTCGAATTCCTGGCCGCCGCCGGTTGCAGCGTGTGGCAGATGCTGCCGGTCGGTCCGGCCGGCGACGGCGGCAGTCCGTACCAGTCCAGCTCGGCGCATGCCGGCTGTCGCGAGCTGATCAGCCTGGATTGGCTGCGCGATCGGGGCTGGCTGGCAGTCGTCGATCCGGCACGCTCACGCGCCGAGCATCTGCAGGCGGCTGGCGTTGCGTTCTGCGCCGCACCGGCGGTCGATTTTGCGGATTTCTGCGTCCGCGAGGCGCACTGGCTGGAGGACTTCGCCCTCTACAGTGCGCTCAAGGTGGCGCATCGCGGGCGGGCCTGGACCACGTGGCCGAAGGGCGAGCGCAACCGCAGCCGGCGGGCGCTGGCCAGCGCCCGCGAGCATCACGCGGCGGCGCTGGCGCAGGTGCGCTTCGAGCAGTACGCGTTCTTCACCCAGTGGCAGGAGCTGCGCGACTACGCCCACCGGCACGGCGTGCGCCTGTTCGGTGACCTGCCCCTGTTCGTGGCGCACGACAGCGCCGACGTCTGGGCGGCGCCGGAAGCTTTCCTGCTGGACGAAAACGGCGAGCCAACCTTCGTGGCCGGCGTGCCGCCCGATTACTTTGCCGCCGATGGCCAGCGCTGGGGCAACCCGCAGTACCGCTGGGACTGGCACGAGGCCAACGGCTTTGCCTGGTGGCGGGCGCGGGTCGGCACGCTGGCCGGGCTGTTCGATCTGCTGCGAATCGACCATTTCCGCGGCCTGGAGGCGGTGTGGATGATTCCGGCCGAAGCCCCGACGGCTGCCACCGGCTTCTGGCAGCCGGTGCCCGGTGCGGAACTGCTGGCAGCCATGCGGGACGCGCTTCCCGACCTGCGGCTGGTGGCCGAGAACCTGGGCATCATCACGCCCGAGGTCGAGGCCCTGCGGACGCAGTTCGACCTGCCGGGCATGGTGGTGCTGCAGTTCGCCTTCGACGGTGATGGCAGCAATCCGCATCTGCCGCACAACCACGACCGCAGCGATGTGGCCTATACCGGCACGCACGACAACGACACCACACTGTCCTGGTTCAGCGGTCTGCCCGACGCCACGGCGCAGCGGGCGCTGGACTACCTCGGCCAGCCGGGGGAGGCCATGCCCTGGCCGCTGATCCGCGCCGCGTTGGTCTCGGTGGCGGCGCTGGCCGTGCTGCCGATGCAGGACTTGCTGGGCCTGGGCGGCGCGGCACGCATGAACACGCCCGGCACGACGATCGGCAACTGGGGGTGGCGGCTGGAGTCGGGGCAGCTGGTGCCCGCCCTGGCGGCGCGCCTGCGCAGCTTGCTCGATCTGTACGGGCGCGCCTGA
- the glgC gene encoding glucose-1-phosphate adenylyltransferase, whose amino-acid sequence MNGAKRPERFISELTRDTLALILAGGRGSRLEQLTLWRAKPAVPFGGKFRIIDFPLSNCVNSGIRRIGVLTQYKAHSLLLHIQRGWGQLSGQFGEFVELLPAQQRLETSWYAGTADAVWQNLDIISAHNPEYVLILAGDHIYKMDYGPMLAAHVTRQADVTVGCFEVPVGEASGFGVMGVDDELRIHSFVEKPAEPPPMPGRSDVALCSMGIYVFNTRFLFEQLYKDADTRGSKHDFGRDIIPGLLERYRAFAYPFVDPATGGQAYWRDVGTLDAYYAANMDLVGVTPELNLYDTEWPIWTLQEQVPPAKFVFDDDGRRGMAVDSVVSGGCIISGATVRRSLLFTNVHIEAGAQVQECVVLPQVKIGEGCRIRRAIVERGCVIPPGMVIGEDPAADAQRFSVTPGGVTLVIPEMLGQALHHAR is encoded by the coding sequence ATGAACGGTGCCAAACGCCCAGAACGCTTCATCAGCGAACTGACGCGCGACACCCTGGCGCTGATCCTGGCCGGCGGGCGCGGCAGCCGCCTGGAGCAGCTCACCCTGTGGCGGGCCAAGCCGGCGGTGCCCTTCGGCGGCAAGTTCCGCATCATCGACTTTCCGCTGTCCAACTGCGTCAACTCGGGCATCCGCCGCATCGGCGTGCTCACGCAGTACAAGGCGCACTCGCTGCTGCTGCACATCCAGCGCGGCTGGGGACAGTTGAGCGGTCAGTTCGGCGAGTTCGTGGAGCTGCTGCCGGCCCAGCAGCGGCTGGAGACCTCCTGGTACGCCGGCACCGCCGATGCGGTGTGGCAGAACCTGGACATCATCTCGGCCCACAATCCCGAGTACGTGCTGATTCTGGCCGGCGACCACATCTACAAGATGGACTACGGCCCGATGCTGGCGGCGCACGTGACGCGCCAGGCCGACGTGACCGTGGGCTGCTTCGAGGTGCCGGTCGGCGAGGCCAGCGGCTTTGGCGTGATGGGCGTGGACGACGAGCTGCGCATTCACAGCTTCGTCGAGAAGCCAGCCGAGCCGCCGCCGATGCCCGGTCGCAGCGACGTGGCGCTGTGCTCGATGGGCATCTACGTGTTCAACACGCGCTTCCTGTTCGAGCAGCTGTACAAGGACGCCGACACGCGCGGCTCCAAGCATGACTTCGGCCGCGACATCATTCCCGGTCTGCTGGAGCGCTACCGGGCCTTCGCCTACCCGTTCGTCGATCCTGCCACCGGCGGGCAGGCCTACTGGCGCGACGTCGGCACGCTGGACGCCTACTACGCCGCCAACATGGACCTGGTCGGCGTGACCCCGGAACTGAACCTGTACGACACCGAGTGGCCGATCTGGACCCTGCAGGAGCAGGTGCCGCCGGCCAAGTTCGTGTTCGACGATGACGGCCGCCGCGGCATGGCGGTCGATTCGGTGGTGTCCGGCGGCTGCATCATCTCCGGCGCCACGGTGCGCCGGTCGCTGCTGTTCACCAACGTGCACATCGAGGCTGGCGCGCAGGTCCAGGAGTGCGTGGTGCTGCCGCAGGTGAAGATCGGCGAGGGCTGCCGCATCCGTCGCGCCATCGTCGAGCGCGGCTGCGTGATCCCGCCGGGCATGGTGATCGGCGAGGATCCGGCTGCCGATGCGCAGCGCTTCAGCGTCACGCCCGGCGGCGTGACGCTGGTCATTCCGGAGATGCTGGGCCAGGCGCTGCACCATGCCCGCTGA
- the glgB gene encoding 1,4-alpha-glucan branching protein GlgB, with amino-acid sequence MNAISIPELPAAELRRLADGRLYDPFTLLGRHGAALRVCCPGARRVWLSDAPDPPLRRLPDSDIFEGNPGDRSLPEHYTVCWQDAAGHSRQAVDPYTFPPQLAEFDLHLLREGRHWHPQNFLGAHPRRVDGIDGVLFAVWAPNADGVSVVGDWNGWDGRWQPMRCRGDSGVWELFVPGVTAGALYKFELRTAGGLLLKADPYARAGELRPSTASRVTANSVYRWGDQDWLQRRAESDWRHAPMSVYELHLGSWRRRPDGGFLSYAELAEQLVPYVADLGFTHVELLPVTEHPYDASWGYQCTGYFAPTSRHGDPDGLRLLIDRLHQAGIGVILDWVPAHFPRDAHALARFDGTALYEHEDPRLGEHPDWGTLVFNYGRAEVKSFLIGSALHWVEAFHVDALRVDAVASMLYLDYSREPGQWLPNRYGGNENLEAVEFLREVCGVVQGQNPGALMIAEESTAWPQVSRPPWTGGLGFALKWNMGWMHDTLDYFQHDPVHRMYHHDRLTFGMLYAYTENFVLPLSHDEVVHGKRALLSKMPGDDWQKFANLRLLYAYQFTFPGKKLLFMGSEFGQWTEWNHDTALDWPLLDFDTHRGVHAVLRDLARLYREHPALHSHEFEPQGFEWVDCHDAAQSVVSYLRHGGGRTLLVVLNFTPIVRHAYRLGVPRPGWYRELLNSDSAYYGGSNVGNSGAHAQAIPWMSRPWSITLDLPPLAALVLELP; translated from the coding sequence ATGAACGCAATAAGCATTCCAGAATTGCCGGCGGCCGAGTTGCGGCGCCTCGCGGACGGCCGCCTGTACGACCCATTCACGCTGCTCGGCCGGCACGGCGCGGCACTGCGCGTGTGCTGTCCGGGTGCCCGGCGCGTCTGGCTGAGCGATGCGCCCGACCCGCCGCTGAGACGCCTGCCGGACAGCGACATCTTCGAGGGCAATCCTGGCGATCGGTCCCTACCGGAGCATTACACCGTGTGCTGGCAGGACGCCGCCGGCCACTCGCGTCAGGCGGTGGATCCTTACACCTTCCCGCCGCAACTGGCCGAGTTCGACCTGCACCTGCTGCGCGAGGGCCGCCACTGGCATCCGCAGAATTTCCTGGGCGCCCATCCGCGGCGGGTGGACGGCATCGACGGGGTGCTGTTTGCGGTCTGGGCACCGAATGCCGATGGCGTGTCGGTGGTCGGCGACTGGAACGGCTGGGATGGCCGCTGGCAGCCGATGCGCTGTCGCGGCGACAGCGGCGTGTGGGAGCTGTTCGTGCCGGGCGTGACGGCCGGCGCGCTGTACAAGTTCGAGCTGCGCACTGCCGGCGGCCTGCTGCTGAAGGCCGATCCCTACGCCCGCGCCGGCGAACTGCGCCCGAGCACCGCCAGCCGCGTGACCGCCAACAGCGTCTATCGATGGGGCGACCAGGACTGGCTGCAGCGGCGCGCCGAAAGCGACTGGCGCCATGCGCCGATGAGCGTCTACGAGCTGCACCTGGGTTCCTGGCGGCGGCGCCCGGATGGCGGTTTTCTGAGCTACGCGGAGCTGGCCGAGCAGCTGGTGCCGTACGTCGCGGACCTGGGCTTCACGCACGTCGAGCTGCTGCCGGTGACCGAGCATCCGTACGACGCCTCATGGGGCTATCAGTGCACCGGCTATTTCGCCCCGACCAGTCGCCACGGCGACCCGGACGGCCTGCGGCTGCTGATCGACCGCCTGCACCAGGCCGGCATCGGCGTGATCCTGGACTGGGTGCCGGCGCACTTTCCGCGCGACGCGCACGCGCTGGCCCGCTTCGACGGCACGGCGCTGTACGAACACGAGGACCCGCGCCTGGGCGAGCACCCGGACTGGGGCACGCTGGTGTTCAACTACGGCCGCGCCGAGGTGAAAAGCTTCCTGATCGGCAGCGCCCTGCACTGGGTGGAGGCCTTTCACGTCGACGCCCTGCGCGTGGACGCGGTCGCCTCCATGCTGTACCTGGATTACTCGCGCGAGCCCGGCCAGTGGCTGCCCAACCGCTACGGCGGCAACGAGAACCTGGAAGCGGTCGAGTTCCTGCGCGAGGTCTGCGGCGTGGTGCAGGGCCAGAACCCCGGCGCCCTGATGATCGCCGAGGAATCCACCGCCTGGCCGCAGGTCTCGCGCCCACCGTGGACCGGCGGCCTGGGCTTTGCCCTCAAGTGGAACATGGGCTGGATGCACGACACGCTGGATTATTTCCAGCACGATCCGGTGCACCGCATGTACCACCACGACCGGCTAACCTTCGGCATGCTTTACGCGTACACGGAAAACTTCGTGCTGCCGCTGAGCCACGACGAGGTGGTCCACGGCAAGCGCGCACTGCTGTCGAAGATGCCCGGCGACGACTGGCAGAAATTCGCCAACCTGCGCCTGCTGTACGCCTACCAGTTCACCTTTCCGGGCAAGAAGCTGCTGTTCATGGGCAGCGAGTTCGGGCAGTGGACCGAGTGGAACCACGACACCGCGCTCGACTGGCCGCTGCTGGATTTTGATACCCACCGCGGCGTACACGCCGTGCTGCGCGACCTGGCACGGCTTTACCGCGAGCACCCGGCGCTGCACAGCCACGAATTCGAGCCGCAGGGCTTCGAGTGGGTGGACTGCCACGACGCCGCCCAGTCGGTGGTCAGCTACCTGCGCCACGGCGGCGGGCGCACGCTGCTGGTGGTGCTCAACTTCACGCCCATCGTGCGCCATGCCTACCGCCTGGGCGTGCCCCGGCCCGGTTGGTACCGCGAGCTGCTGAACTCGGACTCCGCGTACTACGGCGGCAGCAACGTCGGCAACAGCGGTGCCCACGCCCAGGCCATCCCGTGGATGAGCCGCCCGTGGTCGATCACGCTGGACCTGCCGCCGCTGGCGGCGCTGGTGCTGGAACTGCCGTGA
- the glgA gene encoding glycogen synthase GlgA, whose translation MRVLLAASEAYPLIKTGGLGDVVGALPAALRAVGVDARLVLPAYPAALAALPTTRLIARSALYGTPLALLQAELPIDGGRPLPVYLIQATAFERSGNPYQDVTGQDWPDNPARFALFCRAAAALALGHLAPDWRADVVHAHDWQAGLLPALLSLEPKRPRTVFTVHNLAYQGLVAGADADALGLPVDWWSPDALEFYGQLALIKGGLAFADRITTVSPRYAQEIQTAEFGCGLDGLLRYRAGVLSGILNGIDTELWNPAADPALVAPYDAQSLAAKAQNKAALQAELGLAAERDALLLGLVGRLVEQKGIDLLLGVLNRLPAATQVAVLGSGEADYVAALQAAARANPRRIAFRSGYDEALAHRIQAGADAFLVPSRFEPCGLTQLYALRYGTVPIVRAVGGLADTVVDASPANLAAGRATGIVFKQASAAALAAAIRRALGLYRAGTSWREMQAAGMAEDHSWTTAAQAYNALYQDLVRTPD comes from the coding sequence CTGCGGGTTCTGCTGGCGGCCAGCGAGGCCTATCCACTCATCAAGACCGGCGGTCTGGGCGACGTGGTGGGCGCTCTGCCCGCCGCACTGCGCGCCGTCGGCGTCGATGCGCGACTGGTATTGCCGGCCTACCCCGCCGCCCTGGCGGCCCTGCCCACGACGCGCCTCATTGCCCGCTCGGCCCTGTACGGGACGCCGCTTGCCCTGCTGCAGGCCGAACTGCCGATCGACGGCGGCCGCCCACTGCCGGTTTACCTGATCCAGGCGACGGCCTTCGAGCGCAGCGGCAACCCCTACCAGGACGTCACCGGTCAGGACTGGCCGGACAACCCCGCGCGCTTTGCGCTGTTTTGCCGCGCCGCGGCGGCCCTCGCACTGGGCCACCTTGCACCAGATTGGCGCGCCGACGTGGTGCATGCGCATGACTGGCAGGCCGGCCTGCTGCCGGCCCTGCTCAGCCTGGAACCCAAACGCCCCAGGACCGTCTTCACCGTCCACAACCTTGCCTATCAGGGGCTGGTGGCGGGCGCGGATGCCGACGCGCTCGGTCTGCCCGTGGACTGGTGGTCACCGGACGCGCTGGAGTTCTACGGCCAGCTGGCGCTGATCAAGGGCGGACTGGCCTTTGCCGACCGCATCACCACCGTCAGCCCGCGCTATGCACAGGAAATCCAGACCGCCGAGTTCGGCTGCGGCCTGGACGGGCTGCTGCGGTATCGCGCCGGTGTGCTGTCGGGCATCCTGAACGGCATCGACACGGAGCTTTGGAACCCCGCTGCGGACCCGGCACTGGTGGCGCCCTACGATGCCCAGAGCCTCGCCGCCAAGGCACAGAACAAGGCGGCACTGCAAGCCGAACTGGGGCTTGCCGCCGAACGCGACGCCCTGCTGCTGGGGCTGGTCGGCCGCCTGGTGGAACAAAAGGGCATCGACCTGCTGCTGGGGGTTCTTAATCGGCTGCCGGCCGCCACGCAGGTGGCGGTACTTGGCAGCGGCGAGGCCGATTATGTCGCCGCGCTGCAGGCAGCGGCCCGTGCCAACCCGCGCCGGATCGCGTTTCGATCCGGCTATGACGAAGCACTTGCCCACCGCATCCAGGCTGGCGCGGATGCCTTTCTGGTGCCGTCGCGTTTCGAGCCCTGCGGCCTGACGCAGCTGTACGCCCTGCGCTACGGCACGGTGCCGATCGTGCGCGCCGTCGGTGGGCTTGCGGACACCGTGGTGGACGCCAGCCCGGCCAATCTCGCCGCCGGGCGCGCCACCGGCATCGTCTTCAAGCAAGCCAGCGCGGCGGCGCTCGCCGCAGCCATCCGGCGCGCCCTCGGCCTGTACCGGGCCGGGACATCCTGGCGGGAAATGCAGGCCGCCGGGATGGCCGAGGATCACTCCTGGACCACCGCCGCCCAGGCCTACAACGCGCTCTACCAGGACCTCGTCCGAACACCGGACTGA
- a CDS encoding aromatic-ring-hydroxylating dioxygenase subunit beta, producing the protein MAIDIQLLAQVADCLLEEAACLDQRRWDDWLALYEDDCVFWLPAWDDDDVLNEDPDTQLSLIYLEGKPRLEERIWRIRSGLSSSLLRMPRVTHLVTNVRLAGARDGCQLVSANFQTDAFKHDEKRVDFFFGTYRYALRRRAEGFGIVHKKVVINNDIIPRQLDVFSV; encoded by the coding sequence ATGGCAATCGACATTCAACTGCTGGCGCAAGTCGCCGACTGCCTGCTCGAAGAGGCGGCCTGTCTCGACCAGCGCCGCTGGGACGACTGGCTGGCCCTGTACGAGGACGACTGCGTGTTCTGGCTGCCGGCCTGGGACGACGATGACGTGCTCAACGAAGACCCGGACACGCAGCTGTCGCTGATCTACCTGGAAGGCAAGCCGCGTCTGGAGGAGCGCATCTGGCGCATCCGTTCGGGTCTGTCCTCGTCGCTGTTGCGCATGCCGCGCGTGACGCACCTGGTGACCAACGTTCGCCTGGCCGGTGCGCGTGACGGCTGCCAGTTGGTCAGCGCCAACTTCCAGACCGACGCCTTCAAGCACGATGAAAAGCGCGTCGATTTCTTCTTCGGCACCTACCGCTACGCGCTGCGCCGGCGGGCCGAGGGCTTCGGCATCGTGCACAAGAAGGTGGTGATCAACAACGACATCATCCCGCGCCAGCTGGACGTGTTCAGCGTGTAG
- a CDS encoding aromatic ring-hydroxylating oxygenase subunit alpha, whose protein sequence is MRPQDLQWRVVDKPGETFKVHRSIYTDPDIFEAELKHIYEGNWIYIAHDSELPKPNDYITTVMGRQPVIINRDSDGQLRGFVNACSHRGANVCRKRKGNAKQWACPYHGWVFDNRGGLLDIKNEAGGAYPAGFSKDAYGLTPVPRVESYRGFIFASLNADVLPLKEHLAGAAIFLDMFADQSEQGLEVLPGQSVYTHHGNWKMQAENGVDGYHVDVVHASYFNLAGQRAKKAAQAAGKDEVKAIQVLNPQLANGNYDLGNGHVLIWFDVANYRDRAAGMQFESLVERFGEPRARWMAARLRQVLIYPNVILFDGISTQVRSWRPLSADETEVTVKCIAMKGEAPEQRRRRLRQYEDFYSASGLATPDDLTEFDACQSGYYGRNAQWQDFDRGMARRVMGPDAYAQEVGIKARVSAPDAADETLYHGEYRHWMNTLCKGLERDANAREVA, encoded by the coding sequence ATGCGACCGCAAGACTTGCAGTGGCGAGTTGTCGACAAGCCCGGCGAGACCTTCAAGGTTCACCGCTCGATCTACACCGACCCCGATATCTTCGAGGCGGAGCTGAAGCACATCTACGAGGGCAACTGGATCTACATCGCCCACGACAGCGAGTTGCCCAAGCCCAACGACTACATCACCACCGTGATGGGTCGCCAGCCGGTGATCATCAACCGCGACAGCGACGGCCAGTTGCGCGGCTTCGTGAACGCCTGCAGCCACCGCGGCGCCAATGTGTGCCGCAAGCGCAAGGGCAACGCCAAACAGTGGGCCTGCCCGTATCACGGCTGGGTGTTCGACAATCGCGGCGGCCTGCTGGACATCAAGAACGAGGCCGGCGGCGCCTATCCGGCCGGTTTCAGCAAGGACGCCTACGGCCTGACGCCGGTGCCGCGGGTCGAGTCCTACCGCGGCTTCATCTTCGCCAGCCTGAATGCCGACGTGCTGCCGCTGAAGGAGCACCTGGCCGGTGCGGCGATCTTCCTGGACATGTTCGCCGACCAGTCCGAGCAGGGGCTGGAGGTGTTGCCGGGGCAGTCGGTGTACACCCACCACGGCAACTGGAAGATGCAGGCCGAGAACGGCGTCGACGGCTATCACGTCGACGTGGTGCACGCCTCGTATTTCAATTTGGCTGGGCAGCGGGCCAAAAAGGCCGCCCAGGCGGCCGGCAAGGACGAAGTCAAGGCCATCCAGGTGCTCAATCCGCAGCTGGCCAACGGCAACTACGACCTTGGCAACGGGCACGTGCTGATCTGGTTCGATGTCGCCAACTACCGCGACCGGGCCGCCGGCATGCAGTTCGAGAGCCTGGTCGAGCGCTTCGGCGAGCCGCGCGCCCGCTGGATGGCCGCCCGCCTGCGCCAGGTGCTGATCTACCCGAACGTGATCCTGTTCGACGGCATTTCCACGCAGGTGCGTTCCTGGCGACCGCTGTCGGCGGACGAGACCGAGGTCACCGTCAAGTGCATCGCCATGAAGGGCGAGGCTCCCGAACAGCGCCGCCGGCGCCTGCGCCAGTACGAGGATTTCTACAGCGCCAGCGGCCTGGCCACGCCGGACGACCTGACCGAGTTCGACGCCTGCCAGTCCGGTTACTACGGGCGCAATGCGCAGTGGCAGGACTTCGACCGCGGCATGGCGCGGCGCGTGATGGGGCCGGATGCGTATGCGCAGGAGGTCGGCATCAAGGCGCGCGTGAGCGCCCCCGACGCGGCCGACGAGACCCTCTACCACGGCGAATACCGGCACTGGATGAACACCCTGTGCAAGGGTCTGGAGCGCGACGCCAACGCACGCGAGGTGGCCTGA